One window of Sulfurospirillum sp. 1612 genomic DNA carries:
- a CDS encoding bifunctional diguanylate cyclase/phosphodiesterase: MLYSESKERGNRFAIALKITFPFLILILYIILTLQFINNIMMLVLLTFLVPIYTYYIFYLIYNGFKTTLIDQTTKTFNRKEIISLIEKEIHRKKKSTIILISLENIFDINERYGVANTDSILSNFATRLNQFLENYNFKKTPIGRYGGGNFLLIVRHNKKELKHFLMMFSKELKNVGIKDIEVKIVFSLIDSHYDTKIENIIKKLFSLIDEEKEEDLKIPNIKPNEFENIIFNAIKSEKFFLKYQPSINLQNQKIEIYEVSAKIYSKDYGLLSTQQAKKAISFGGFEKIFDKKILHYFVNEIKDFHVKDVLFSLNISPVSLRDNDFRIYLKDLLYDQKIDPKSIILNINEKNTYEDIKRFNEILLQYKKSGFLIALDHFGGNNCSIEYLKNLPIDIVKFDIEYTKYIDNITYKMILKNLLELCEQLDIKTMIKFIDREDLYHNFAAMNPTYIEGFYVSKPKNLNQIIEKRGINDEIR; the protein is encoded by the coding sequence ATGTTATATTCTGAATCAAAAGAGAGAGGAAATCGATTTGCTATTGCTTTAAAAATCACATTTCCTTTCTTGATTTTGATTTTATATATTATCCTTACTTTACAATTTATAAATAATATCATGATGCTGGTATTATTGACATTTTTAGTGCCCATTTATACGTATTATATTTTTTATCTGATTTATAATGGATTTAAAACAACGCTTATCGATCAGACAACGAAGACCTTTAATCGAAAAGAGATTATCTCACTCATAGAAAAAGAGATTCATCGAAAAAAAAAATCGACGATTATTCTCATTTCTTTAGAAAATATTTTTGATATCAATGAGCGATACGGTGTGGCCAATACTGATAGTATTCTCTCAAATTTTGCAACACGACTGAACCAATTTTTAGAAAATTATAATTTTAAAAAGACACCAATCGGTCGATATGGCGGTGGAAATTTTTTATTGATTGTGAGACACAATAAAAAAGAGCTAAAACATTTTTTGATGATGTTTTCAAAAGAACTGAAGAATGTCGGTATTAAAGATATTGAAGTAAAAATTGTTTTTTCTTTGATTGATTCACATTATGATACAAAAATAGAAAATATTATTAAAAAACTTTTTTCTCTCATTGATGAAGAGAAAGAAGAGGATTTAAAAATACCCAATATTAAACCCAATGAGTTTGAAAATATTATATTTAATGCTATTAAAAGTGAAAAATTCTTTTTAAAATATCAACCGAGTATCAATCTTCAAAATCAAAAAATAGAAATTTATGAAGTTTCTGCCAAAATTTATTCAAAAGATTATGGATTATTGTCCACGCAACAAGCAAAGAAAGCAATCAGTTTTGGGGGATTTGAAAAAATATTTGATAAGAAGATTTTACACTATTTTGTTAATGAAATCAAAGATTTTCATGTCAAAGATGTCCTTTTTAGTTTAAATATTTCTCCTGTATCATTACGAGATAATGATTTTAGAATCTATCTTAAGGATTTATTATATGATCAAAAAATAGATCCCAAATCTATCATTTTAAATATTAATGAAAAAAATACTTATGAGGATATCAAACGATTTAATGAAATTTTGTTACAATATAAAAAATCAGGTTTTTTGATTGCACTTGATCATTTTGGTGGCAACAATTGTTCTATTGAATATCTCAAAAATTTACCGATTGATATCGTGAAGTTTGATATTGAGTATACTAAATATATAGACAATATAACCTACAAAATGATTTTAAAAAATTTGTTAGAATTGTGCGAACAATTAGATATAAAGACGATGATAAAATTCATAGATCGAGAAGATTTATATCATAATTTTGCAGCAATGAATCCAACATATATCGAGGGATTTTATGTTTCAAAACCTAAAAACCTGAATCAAATTATAGAAAAAAGAGGTATCAATGATGAAATACGGTGA
- a CDS encoding aspartate:alanine exchanger family transporter, translating to MIDSEIFYLFSIISIGYILGNIKIRGFSLDITAMLLVALIAGHFGMVISDNFKLFGLAIFIYAVGLQSGPGFFETIKQDGLKLNILAFCLLLCIFLTIFALGNYFHLDRAVIDGIFTGSLTSVPSLAAAIEVKNDPVISVIFGLVYPFGIVATILFIRILPIIFRVNLAKELENYESLQKQKYPQILTKNFKINNINLKEKPIKKAQVESLTKTLIERVEAVDKCDLDEKNSVFLHYNDIIRVSGTQEQLETLSVMLGTEMGEAYKFHDDMKVYRLLLTSKDLVGKKIASIKELKSLRAIITKVRRAGIDIAPHPTLSLMLGDKLYVVAPQKYGERVTKIVGNDLLTYPAADFLPISLGIVFGILLGNIPLSLPMIGDVRLSFVGGILITALILGRFGRVGPIVWQLSPHSNTLMKTLGQLIFMASIGTNAGQFLTKSLSENGLLPVYIAIFALIFSLFLMAFICRIFFKMNFLNIMGLLSGGMTSTPTLTMSNNITKSDYPSISYAAVYPMALVLSIVLAQLLLKFI from the coding sequence ATGATTGATAGTGAAATTTTTTATCTTTTTTCCATTATTTCTATCGGTTATATATTGGGAAATATCAAGATAAGAGGGTTTTCGCTTGATATTACCGCGATGCTCTTAGTTGCCTTGATTGCCGGTCATTTTGGGATGGTGATTTCTGATAATTTTAAATTATTTGGATTGGCTATCTTTATCTATGCCGTGGGACTTCAATCTGGTCCTGGATTTTTTGAAACCATCAAACAAGATGGTTTAAAATTAAATATTTTAGCGTTTTGTCTTCTTTTGTGTATCTTTTTGACGATTTTTGCCTTAGGCAACTATTTTCATCTTGACCGTGCGGTGATTGATGGAATTTTTACAGGTTCACTGACCAGTGTGCCATCTCTTGCTGCGGCTATTGAAGTGAAAAATGATCCGGTTATTTCAGTCATCTTTGGGCTTGTTTATCCTTTTGGGATTGTTGCTACCATACTTTTTATCAGAATTTTGCCTATTATTTTTCGTGTTAATTTAGCCAAAGAATTAGAAAATTACGAATCTTTACAAAAACAAAAATACCCACAAATCTTAACCAAAAATTTTAAAATCAATAATATCAATCTCAAAGAAAAACCAATCAAAAAGGCGCAAGTAGAGAGTTTAACGAAAACTTTGATTGAGCGTGTTGAAGCGGTTGATAAGTGTGATTTAGATGAAAAAAATAGCGTTTTTTTGCATTACAATGATATCATCAGAGTCTCAGGTACCCAAGAACAACTCGAAACGCTTAGTGTTATGTTAGGTACAGAAATGGGTGAGGCGTATAAATTTCATGATGATATGAAAGTGTACCGATTGTTACTCACGTCCAAAGATTTGGTTGGTAAAAAAATAGCGAGTATTAAAGAGTTAAAATCGCTGCGTGCGATTATCACCAAGGTAAGAAGAGCCGGCATTGATATTGCGCCACATCCGACATTATCGCTGATGTTAGGGGATAAACTCTATGTCGTTGCCCCTCAAAAGTATGGTGAGCGTGTGACTAAAATCGTGGGAAATGATCTTTTGACCTATCCTGCTGCTGATTTTTTGCCGATTTCCTTAGGTATCGTATTTGGCATTCTCTTGGGCAATATTCCTCTATCTTTGCCGATGATTGGCGATGTCAGACTCAGTTTTGTCGGGGGTATTTTAATTACGGCATTAATTTTAGGTAGATTTGGGCGCGTGGGACCCATTGTGTGGCAACTCTCTCCTCATTCTAATACGCTCATGAAGACGCTGGGACAGCTTATTTTTATGGCCTCAATTGGGACAAATGCAGGGCAATTTCTCACAAAATCTTTGTCTGAAAATGGATTATTACCAGTTTATATTGCAATCTTTGCATTAATATTTTCACTTTTTTTGATGGCGTTTATCTGTCGTATCTTTTTTAAGATGAATTTTTTAAATATTATGGGATTGCTCTCAGGCGGTATGACATCAACACCGACTTTGACGATGTCTAATAATATTACAAAATCAGATTATCCCTCTATCTCTTATGCCGCGGTTTATCCGATGGCTTTGGTTTTATCGATTGTATTGGCGCAACTTTTATTAAAATTCATATAG
- a CDS encoding HD domain-containing protein yields MISPELVEHLFAAASIQRWNDYPRMVNLVELDKQAHKFIIAYMMANIEEDINKVHLIEAGIFEFLRRVVVTDIRPDVFRKALQLKEKEINAWILSKLSNSLIDIENGEFLKRFERYLDDPMMYKKERFLLKAASYLSTKWEFSIVYQTSQFLSGIEKVKEAVEEEIEDYYELVSVRKISLNKKISKIIDLSGRLRFQKRWAQTPRVPETSVLGHMLIVATLSYFYSLHIGACDKRIENNFFCALFHDLPEALTRDIISPVKYSVNGLDDIISEYEIKVMEDEIFPYIPSKFLKEFQYVLGLYDGKKNEFLDKIIQEGEIQVVEDLKSYNEDQYSPIDGKALKNCDRISAFIEATLSISHGVKSKELTQGKEYIAKKLQENLREGDVDFYHLAKEIEIFLES; encoded by the coding sequence ATGATAAGTCCGGAACTGGTAGAGCACCTTTTCGCCGCCGCTTCAATACAACGATGGAATGATTATCCTAGGATGGTTAATTTAGTTGAGTTGGATAAACAAGCGCACAAATTTATTATCGCTTACATGATGGCCAATATCGAAGAAGATATTAACAAAGTCCATCTAATAGAAGCAGGAATTTTTGAATTTTTACGGCGTGTGGTGGTCACAGATATCAGACCGGATGTTTTTAGAAAAGCACTCCAACTCAAAGAAAAAGAGATCAACGCGTGGATCCTTTCAAAACTTTCAAATTCGCTTATTGATATTGAAAATGGTGAATTTCTCAAAAGATTTGAACGTTATCTTGATGACCCTATGATGTATAAAAAAGAGCGGTTTTTACTCAAGGCAGCGTCATATTTATCAACAAAATGGGAATTTTCTATCGTTTATCAAACCAGTCAATTTCTCAGTGGTATCGAAAAAGTCAAAGAAGCGGTGGAAGAAGAGATTGAGGATTATTATGAATTGGTAAGTGTGAGAAAAATCTCTTTGAATAAAAAAATTTCCAAAATTATCGATCTTAGCGGTCGACTCAGATTTCAAAAAAGATGGGCACAGACGCCTCGTGTTCCCGAAACTTCTGTCTTAGGGCATATGCTGATTGTCGCAACGCTGAGTTATTTTTATTCGTTGCATATTGGGGCCTGTGATAAAAGAATCGAAAACAATTTTTTCTGCGCACTCTTTCATGATCTCCCCGAAGCACTCACTCGCGATATTATCTCCCCGGTAAAATATTCTGTTAATGGCTTGGATGATATTATTAGTGAATACGAAATCAAAGTGATGGAAGATGAAATATTTCCGTATATTCCTTCAAAATTTTTAAAAGAGTTCCAATATGTATTGGGTTTGTATGATGGCAAAAAAAATGAATTTTTAGATAAAATCATACAAGAAGGAGAGATTCAAGTCGTTGAAGACCTCAAATCCTATAATGAAGATCAATATTCGCCTATCGATGGCAAAGCGCTTAAAAATTGTGATAGGATTTCTGCTTTTATAGAAGCAACGCTCTCAATATCACATGGGGTCAAGTCAAAAGAGTTGACACAAGGTAAAGAGTATATTGCCAAAAAACTACAAGAAAATCTTCGTGAAGGTGATGTTGATTTTTATCATTTAGCAAAAGAGATAGAAATATTTTTGGAGAGTTAA
- a CDS encoding response regulator transcription factor — translation MKILLLEDNKRLSMLVSEALEQKNYHVELFENGKTALENIDNGYDCFILDINVPGINGLTFLKELRLMDKETPAIIISANVELETIQDAYSKGCDEYLKKPFFIYELEIKLDKLCKAQECHLYLPEGYCFHIKHEQLKDHHDNVIKLSKKEILLLNLFAKNIDKIVTFEAIELHVWEGDLTTTENIRALIKRLRKKLPANTILSQGGMGYKIVHTK, via the coding sequence ATGAAAATTTTACTTTTGGAAGACAATAAAAGACTCTCGATGCTAGTATCAGAGGCATTGGAACAAAAAAACTATCATGTAGAATTATTTGAAAATGGAAAAACCGCCTTAGAAAATATTGATAATGGGTATGATTGTTTTATCCTCGATATCAATGTCCCCGGCATCAATGGATTGACCTTTTTAAAAGAACTCCGCCTCATGGATAAAGAGACTCCTGCCATCATTATCAGTGCCAATGTTGAACTAGAAACGATACAAGATGCCTATTCTAAAGGATGCGATGAATATCTCAAAAAACCTTTTTTTATCTATGAACTCGAAATCAAATTGGATAAACTCTGCAAAGCCCAAGAGTGTCATCTTTACTTACCAGAGGGGTACTGTTTTCATATCAAACATGAGCAATTAAAAGACCATCATGATAACGTGATAAAATTGTCAAAAAAAGAGATTTTATTGCTGAATCTTTTTGCTAAAAATATCGATAAAATTGTCACCTTTGAGGCCATTGAACTTCATGTATGGGAGGGTGATTTAACCACAACTGAAAATATAAGAGCGCTCATCAAAAGACTCAGAAAGAAACTTCCTGCTAATACTATCTTATCACAAGGAGGCATGGGGTATAAGATTGTCCATACAAAATAA
- the queF gene encoding preQ(1) synthase, producing MMKYGEKEIKEFDVEKDLEIWPNKNKKNYVIKLTLPEFVCLCPRSGYPDFATIYVEYIPQDYVVELKAIKLYINSFMTRNISHEDSANEIYDTLYSKLQPKWLKVFADFNPRGNVHTTIEIDSDTVKKG from the coding sequence ATGATGAAATACGGTGAAAAAGAGATTAAAGAGTTTGATGTTGAAAAAGATTTAGAAATATGGCCCAATAAAAACAAAAAAAATTATGTGATTAAATTAACATTACCAGAGTTTGTCTGTCTGTGCCCACGAAGTGGTTATCCAGATTTTGCGACGATTTATGTCGAATATATTCCACAAGATTATGTGGTGGAACTCAAAGCAATCAAGTTATATATTAACAGCTTCATGACACGAAATATTTCTCATGAAGACAGTGCCAATGAAATTTATGATACTTTGTATTCAAAACTCCAACCAAAATGGCTTAAAGTCTTTGCTGATTTTAATCCAAGAGGTAATGTCCATACGACGATTGAAATCGATTCGGACACTGTTAAAAAAGGATAG
- the gyrB gene encoding DNA topoisomerase (ATP-hydrolyzing) subunit B, which yields MSNYGADNIKVLKGLEAVRKRPGMYIGDTNINGLHHLIYEVVDNSIDESMAGYCDTINVEITNYGSAIISDNGRGIPVEMHPTEKISAATVVLTVLHAGGKFDKDTYKVSGGLHGVGVSVVNALSSKLIATICRDGKEYRQEFATGIPQNSLEVVKNTRKRGTTIEFWPDPDIFETTDFVYETLAKRFKEIAYLNPKIKIQFKDNRDGKNETFHFEGGIKQFVEDLNKKDQISAPFYFNNTTDDVEVDISLLYNTGYTETLLSFVNNIKTPEGGTHESGFRAGLTRAIVNYINANANVREKDIKITGDDVREGLIAVVSVKVPEPQFEGQTKGKLGNTYVKPIVQKMTFENLVKYFEENPIEAKAVMDKALSAARGREAAKKARDLTRRKDSMNIGTLPGKLADCQSKDATISELYLVEGDSAGGSAKQGRDRVFQAILPLKGKILNVEKSRLDKILKSDEIKNMITALGCGIGEEFNEEKLRYHKLIIMTDADVDGSHIQTLLLTFLFRFLKPVVEKGYVYLAQPPLYRYKKGKKEIYLKDDAELNALLISSGIESVHFEGIGTNDLIDYFKIIAAYRNILKELEKRYSVIEVIRFLIENPDIISLDNQAMYVKIEAFITSIGYNILNKIIDEETIHLYIQTKDGLEELLLNDDFFTNPLYEEALYIQTKIKEKELNLEGQDPVDVLNNIEKFAKKGAYIQRYKGLGEMNPEQLWETTMNPENRRLLKVNIEDMELASDTFTLFMGDEVEPRRKYIQDHAKDVKHLDV from the coding sequence ATGAGTAATTATGGTGCAGATAATATAAAAGTTTTAAAAGGTCTCGAAGCTGTTCGAAAAAGACCAGGGATGTATATCGGTGATACGAATATCAATGGATTACATCACCTTATTTATGAAGTCGTTGATAACTCTATTGATGAATCCATGGCAGGATATTGTGATACGATTAATGTCGAGATTACCAATTATGGCTCAGCTATCATTTCTGATAATGGTAGGGGTATTCCTGTGGAGATGCATCCGACAGAAAAAATATCTGCCGCAACTGTTGTTTTAACCGTCTTGCATGCAGGGGGTAAATTTGACAAAGATACCTATAAAGTCAGTGGGGGACTTCATGGTGTGGGTGTTTCGGTTGTTAATGCACTCTCCTCAAAACTGATTGCAACCATTTGTAGAGATGGCAAAGAGTATCGACAAGAATTTGCTACGGGTATTCCTCAAAATAGTTTAGAAGTGGTTAAAAACACAAGAAAACGAGGAACAACCATAGAATTTTGGCCAGATCCTGATATCTTTGAAACGACCGATTTTGTTTATGAAACTTTGGCAAAACGATTTAAAGAGATTGCGTATCTTAATCCTAAAATAAAAATACAATTTAAAGACAATCGAGATGGTAAAAATGAAACCTTTCATTTTGAAGGGGGTATTAAACAATTTGTAGAAGATCTCAATAAAAAAGATCAAATATCTGCTCCATTTTATTTTAACAATACCACAGATGATGTTGAAGTCGATATCTCACTCTTATATAATACGGGTTATACTGAAACCCTACTCTCTTTTGTTAATAATATCAAAACTCCAGAAGGCGGAACTCATGAGAGTGGTTTTCGTGCGGGACTCACACGGGCGATTGTTAATTATATCAATGCCAATGCTAATGTGAGAGAAAAAGATATCAAAATTACCGGAGATGATGTTCGTGAGGGATTGATTGCTGTGGTGAGTGTCAAAGTACCAGAGCCTCAATTTGAAGGACAAACCAAAGGAAAATTAGGAAATACCTATGTGAAACCAATTGTTCAAAAAATGACTTTTGAAAATTTGGTGAAATATTTTGAAGAAAATCCAATTGAAGCCAAAGCTGTCATGGACAAAGCATTGTCAGCTGCTAGAGGAAGAGAAGCGGCTAAAAAAGCACGGGATTTAACGCGTCGAAAAGACTCTATGAATATCGGAACACTTCCGGGTAAATTGGCAGATTGTCAAAGTAAAGATGCGACGATTAGTGAATTGTATCTTGTCGAAGGGGATAGTGCTGGCGGTAGTGCTAAACAAGGACGAGATCGTGTTTTTCAAGCGATTTTACCACTCAAAGGTAAGATTTTAAATGTTGAAAAAAGTAGATTGGATAAAATTTTAAAATCAGATGAAATTAAGAACATGATTACCGCACTAGGATGTGGTATCGGTGAAGAATTCAATGAAGAAAAACTCCGCTATCACAAACTCATTATCATGACCGATGCGGATGTGGATGGTAGTCATATTCAAACGCTATTATTGACATTTTTATTCAGATTTTTAAAACCGGTTGTTGAAAAAGGTTATGTTTATTTAGCGCAACCACCATTGTATCGATATAAAAAAGGTAAAAAAGAGATTTATCTCAAAGATGATGCAGAACTCAATGCGCTGTTGATTTCAAGTGGAATCGAGAGTGTTCATTTTGAAGGTATTGGCACGAATGATTTGATTGATTATTTCAAAATTATTGCCGCATATCGAAACATACTCAAAGAGTTGGAAAAACGCTATTCTGTTATTGAAGTGATTCGATTTTTGATTGAAAATCCTGATATTATTTCATTAGACAATCAGGCCATGTATGTAAAAATAGAAGCATTTATTACGAGTATTGGTTATAATATTTTGAATAAAATCATTGATGAAGAGACCATCCATCTCTATATTCAAACCAAAGATGGATTGGAAGAGTTACTTTTAAATGATGATTTTTTTACAAATCCACTCTATGAAGAAGCGCTTTATATTCAAACAAAGATTAAAGAAAAAGAATTGAATCTTGAAGGACAAGATCCGGTTGATGTCTTAAATAATATTGAAAAATTTGCTAAAAAAGGTGCTTATATTCAACGTTACAAAGGTTTAGGTGAAATGAATCCTGAACAACTTTGGGAAACAACGATGAATCCAGAAAACCGAAGATTGTTGAAAGTAAATATTGAAGATATGGAACTTGCAAGCGACACTTTTACACTCTTTATGGGAGATGAAGTGGAACCTAGACGAAAATATATTCAAGATCATGCGAAAGATGTCAAACATCTGGATGTTTAA
- a CDS encoding cysteine permease — MKMRRISYKTTLENYILNLELSKLANISSNAYRFWKNVRVSKYDSCRIVFIDKRTLPEKYQPFVKQCTNLDGYVQSQAFCKFTGLAPSHLIESNHSKIYDILEIKQIGIVKLVNLRKFYDDFDLDYDYHLYIEKCQYFGPEPFEKKIRLSEDICLGYY, encoded by the coding sequence ATGAAAATGAGAAGAATTTCTTACAAGACAACACTTGAAAATTATATCCTCAATCTAGAATTATCAAAGTTGGCCAATATTTCATCAAATGCTTATCGGTTTTGGAAAAATGTTCGGGTGAGCAAGTATGATTCTTGTCGGATTGTTTTTATTGATAAACGCACCCTACCTGAAAAATACCAACCTTTTGTGAAGCAATGTACGAATTTAGATGGCTATGTTCAATCGCAAGCTTTTTGTAAATTTACCGGTCTGGCTCCCTCGCATCTGATTGAGAGTAATCACTCAAAAATCTATGATATTTTGGAAATCAAACAAATTGGAATCGTCAAATTGGTGAATCTTAGAAAATTTTACGATGATTTTGACTTGGATTATGATTATCATCTTTATATTGAAAAGTGTCAATATTTTGGTCCGGAGCCTTTTGAGAAAAAAATCCGATTGAGCGAAGACATTTGTCTGGGATATTATTGA
- a CDS encoding anaerobic C4-dicarboxylate transporter — protein sequence MEFFIQLLVVLAVLFYAARKGGIALGLFGGLGVVVLVFGFGLTPGSPPVAVMLVMLSVIIAGATLQASGGLDCMLQVAEKILRKHPKYITILAPLSTTTLTFLCGTGHVVYTMLPIIYDISIKTGIRPERPLAASTVAAQMGIIISPVSVAVVSLIAMLSGHVMLNGQEVDLIGLLSITIPGTLVGVLVMGLWSMYRGKDLKDDAEFQDMIKDPEMKKYVYGENKTLQGMTLPTKQWASMWLFLGAIAVVALLGAIPELRPIVKGKPLSMVLVIQMFMLFAGAIIYIVGGVKAKAVANNEVFKSGMVALVAVFGIAWMTKTMFGAHIGEVKSTLGSILQIYPWAYAIIFMFVSKLINSQGATLAAMVPIALSIGVQPGLVVAFAASCYGYFILPTYPSDLAAINFDRSGTTRIGKFVINHSFIIPGFIGVGTSLTVSYIVAKLVGII from the coding sequence ATGGAATTTTTTATCCAGCTTTTAGTTGTTTTGGCAGTATTATTTTATGCTGCAAGGAAGGGAGGCATCGCCTTGGGTCTATTTGGTGGCCTTGGCGTTGTCGTGTTAGTCTTCGGATTTGGTCTCACACCAGGTAGCCCTCCTGTTGCTGTTATGTTGGTTATGCTATCTGTTATCATTGCAGGAGCCACCCTTCAAGCCTCAGGTGGATTAGATTGTATGTTGCAGGTTGCAGAGAAGATATTAAGAAAACATCCAAAATACATCACAATTTTAGCACCGCTTTCAACCACAACATTGACCTTTCTATGTGGAACGGGACATGTGGTCTATACGATGCTTCCTATTATCTATGATATTTCTATTAAAACAGGAATTAGACCTGAGCGACCATTGGCGGCAAGTACGGTTGCGGCACAAATGGGGATTATCATCTCGCCGGTATCTGTTGCTGTTGTCTCTTTGATAGCGATGCTTTCAGGTCATGTCATGCTCAATGGTCAAGAAGTTGATTTGATTGGACTGCTTTCTATCACCATCCCAGGAACACTTGTAGGGGTATTGGTTATGGGACTTTGGAGTATGTATCGGGGTAAAGATTTAAAAGATGATGCAGAATTTCAAGATATGATTAAAGATCCTGAAATGAAAAAATATGTTTATGGCGAAAACAAAACACTCCAAGGTATGACATTGCCAACAAAACAATGGGCATCTATGTGGCTATTTTTGGGTGCTATCGCAGTGGTCGCATTACTAGGTGCTATTCCTGAACTCAGACCTATCGTCAAAGGTAAACCGTTGTCTATGGTACTGGTGATACAAATGTTTATGCTCTTTGCCGGTGCGATTATCTATATCGTCGGGGGTGTTAAAGCCAAAGCAGTCGCTAACAATGAAGTGTTTAAATCAGGAATGGTTGCATTAGTCGCGGTATTTGGTATCGCTTGGATGACGAAAACAATGTTTGGTGCTCATATTGGTGAGGTCAAATCAACATTGGGTTCAATCTTACAAATATATCCTTGGGCTTATGCTATCATCTTTATGTTTGTCTCCAAGCTCATCAATTCACAAGGGGCAACACTAGCCGCCATGGTTCCAATCGCGCTTAGTATCGGTGTCCAACCAGGACTCGTAGTCGCATTTGCAGCCTCTTGTTATGGTTATTTTATCTTGCCAACTTATCCAAGTGACCTTGCGGCTATCAATTTTGATAGATCTGGAACGACGAGAATCGGGAAATTTGTCATCAATCATAGCTTTATAATCCCTGGTTTCATCGGTGTGGGTACCTCACTCACTGTGAGTTACATCGTAGCAAAACTTGTCGGTATTATTTAA
- a CDS encoding Fur family transcriptional regulator gives MSHIELLKTHELKATPQRLCILNTLEECGHATLEEIQQIINEKFPTLSLSTIYRNINDMIQKEIVSEVKISNKKDYFEIAKENHVHLVCDECGRIEDFKIEADDLIDQVEKRSQSKVLSEILTFHVICKDCLKKMRK, from the coding sequence ATGTCACATATAGAACTATTAAAAACACATGAACTAAAAGCAACACCACAGCGGTTATGTATTTTGAATACTTTAGAAGAGTGTGGTCATGCAACTCTTGAAGAAATACAGCAAATCATCAACGAAAAATTTCCAACACTATCACTCTCTACGATTTATAGAAATATCAATGATATGATTCAAAAAGAGATTGTGAGTGAAGTGAAAATTTCTAATAAAAAAGATTATTTTGAGATTGCAAAAGAAAATCACGTCCATCTTGTCTGTGATGAATGCGGACGGATTGAAGATTTTAAAATTGAAGCTGATGATTTAATCGACCAAGTTGAAAAACGCTCTCAAAGTAAAGTATTAAGTGAAATATTGACATTTCATGTCATTTGTAAAGATTGCTTAAAAAAAATGAGAAAGTAG